A part of Puntigrus tetrazona isolate hp1 chromosome 21, ASM1883169v1, whole genome shotgun sequence genomic DNA contains:
- the si:dkey-71d15.2 gene encoding SH3 domain-containing kinase-binding protein 1 isoform X1 — translation MGNQTFTADVEDFKSIVSSLQQTEHIRLSLNHAADEQTDLEMNEANQEPDLQALKFLYSNTDSPKDTPEPVSITSTSPLPEYLSALAAKPRGAPRGPVSVEQMRAELRELRDELDTLKTQHKKEIKLLMNELDEEKKMRLSLQIDVERLKKHMLK, via the exons ATGGGCAACCAGACGTTCACTGCAG ATGTTGaagatttcaagtccatcgtgTCGTCTCTACAGCAGACCGAACACATCAGACTCTCCCTGAATCAT GCAGCTGATGAACAAACAGACCTGGAAATGAATGAAGCGAATCAGGAACCGGATCTGCAGGCCCTCAAGTTTCTTTACAGTAACACAGATTCACCCAAAGACACCCCT GAGCCCGTCAGCATCACGAGCACCAGTCCGCTCCCAGAGTATCTCTCAGCGCTAGCCGCTAAGCCTCGAGGGGCCCCCAGGGGCCCCGTCAGCGTGGAGCAGATGAGGGCGGAGCTCCGGGAGCTCAGAGACGAGCTGGACACGCTGAAGACGCAGCACAA AAAAGAGATCAAGCTGCTCATGAACGAGCTGGACGAAGAGAAGAAGATGCGTCTGTCACTGCAG aTCGACGTGGAGCGTCTTAAGAAACACATGTTGAAGTGA
- the lipia gene encoding lipase member H encodes MVWPVLVCVTLTLMFNPYRAQDCEEMTDLNLKDSLTGTSLSVRLLLYTRSNASCGQLLSHQEPFSNPLFNLSSPSTFLIHGYRPTGSPPVWLARFVQTLLQRRDMNVIVVDWNRGATNINYWKVVENTRRVAKNLSQLIQKMKEEGADLGSIHMIGVSLGAHISGFTGASFNGHIGRITALDPAGPEFNGRPPSERLDPTDAQFVEVLHTDMDALGYRDLLGHIDYYANGGADQPGCPRTIFSGSEYFKCDHQRSVFLYMSSVSGSCPITAYPCESYALFLDGKCMNCSSFAPDGCPVFGYDSVRWRERLVRLGQTRTYFQTNKASPFCKFGYKVDIVTWNQKKHWGYLTITLSSGLEEARVELNHKSLMFERFVESSVLAQFERDVQPVKEITLRFCSGKGIQPRKKLRLLSIRLTPLQKQLRPLCRYDLLLEENKDVTFRPVPCEDSNF; translated from the exons ATG GTCTGGCCGGTGCTGGTGTGTGTGACGCTGACGCTGATGTTTAACCCTTACAGAG CTCAGGACTGTGAGGAGATGACGGACCTgaatctgaaggactctctgacCGGGACATCTCTGAGCGTCCGGTTGCTGCTGTACACACGCTCTAACGCGTCCTGCGGTCAGCTGCTGTCCCACCAGGAGCCCTTCTCCAACCCGCTCTTCAACCTCAGCTCCCCGAGCACCTTCCTGATCCACGGCTACCGGCCCACCGGCTCTCCTCCCGTCTGGCTCGCCCGGTTCGTGCAGACCCTCCTGCAGCGGCGGGACATGAACGTCATCGTGGTGGACTGGAACCGAGGAGCCACCAACATCAACTACTGGAAGGTGGTGGAGAACACCCGCAGGGTGGCCAAAAACCTGAGCCAGCTCATCCAGAAGATGAAG gaGGAAGGGGCTGATCTCGGCTCCATACACATGATCGGTGTCAGTTTAGGGGCCCACATCTCTGGTTTCACCGGGGCCAGTTTTAATGGACACATCGGCAGAATAACAG CGCTGGACCCGGCGGGCCCCGAGTTCAACGGCCGGCCCCCCAGCGAGCGCCTCGACCCGACCGATGCCCAGTTCGTGGAGGTGCTGCACACAGACATGGACG CGCTGGGTTACCGTGATCTTCTGGGTCACATCGACTATTACGCCAACGGTGGAGCGGATCAGCCTGGTTGCCCCAGAACCATCTTTTCAG GCTCGGAGTACTTTAAGTGTGACCATCAGAGGTCCGTGTTCCTGTACATGAGCTCCGTGAGCGGCTCGTGTCCCATCACGGCGTACCCCTGCGAGTCCTACGCGCTCTTCCTGGACGGGAAGTGCATGAACTGCAGCAGCTTCGCTCCGGACGGATGCCCTGTCTTCG GTTATGATTCTGTGCGCTGGAGAGAGCGGCTGGTTCGGCTCGGACAGACCAGGACGTATTTCCAAACTAATAAAGCCTCTCCTTTCTGCA AGTTCGGCTATAAGGTTGACATTGTCACATGGAACCAGAAAAAACACTGGGGATATTTAACGATTACATTAAGCAGCGGACTGGAAGAGGCCCGGGTTGAACTGAACCA TAAGTCGCTGATGTTCGAGAGGTTCGTGGAGAGCAGCGTTCTGGCTCAGTTTGAGCGAGACGTCCAGCCCGTGAAAGAGATCACGCTCCGGTTCTGCTCGGGGAAAGGGATCCAGCCTCGAAAGAAACTGCGTCTCCTGAGCATCCGCCTCACTCCTCTACAGAAACAGCTCAG ACCTCTGTGTCGCTACGATCTTCTGCTGGAGGAAAATAAAGACGTGACGTTCAGACCGGTTCCCTGTGAAGACTCCAACTTCTGA
- the rbm11 gene encoding RNA binding motif protein 11, producing MCDRDQDKTVLVGNIHSCVTEEILFELFLQAGPVEEVCIFREGQCGCVYYKHAEAVPYAVALLNGIWLYGQPIRLQQRTALCPSVQMMMYF from the exons ATGTGTGACCGAGATCAAGACAAGACTGTCCTCGTAGGAAACATCCACAGCTGTGTGACGGAGGAGATTCTGTTCGAGCTGTTCCTGCAG GCAGGTCCGGTAGAAGAGGTGTGTATATTCCGAGAGGGTCAGTGTGgttgtgtttattataagcaCGCTGAGGCGGTCCCCTACGCTGTGGCTCTTCTCAATGGGATCTGGCTCTAcgggcagccaatcagattacaGCAGAGGACCG CGCTGTGTCCTTCAGTGCAGATGATGATGTACTTCTGA
- the si:dkey-71d15.2 gene encoding SH3 domain-containing kinase-binding protein 1 isoform X2 produces MSAADEQTDLEMNEANQEPDLQALKFLYSNTDSPKDTPEPVSITSTSPLPEYLSALAAKPRGAPRGPVSVEQMRAELRELRDELDTLKTQHKKEIKLLMNELDEEKKMRLSLQIDVERLKKHMLK; encoded by the exons ATGTCA GCAGCTGATGAACAAACAGACCTGGAAATGAATGAAGCGAATCAGGAACCGGATCTGCAGGCCCTCAAGTTTCTTTACAGTAACACAGATTCACCCAAAGACACCCCT GAGCCCGTCAGCATCACGAGCACCAGTCCGCTCCCAGAGTATCTCTCAGCGCTAGCCGCTAAGCCTCGAGGGGCCCCCAGGGGCCCCGTCAGCGTGGAGCAGATGAGGGCGGAGCTCCGGGAGCTCAGAGACGAGCTGGACACGCTGAAGACGCAGCACAA AAAAGAGATCAAGCTGCTCATGAACGAGCTGGACGAAGAGAAGAAGATGCGTCTGTCACTGCAG aTCGACGTGGAGCGTCTTAAGAAACACATGTTGAAGTGA